A genomic segment from Cutaneotrichosporon cavernicola HIS019 DNA, chromosome: 7b encodes:
- the ICP55 gene encoding uncharacterized protein (Aminopeptidase P, N-terminal domain), with protein MHRACALRSLRAHAIVRTYATTSIPQPTFPGVTNPKPPATGQPLARSHGHLVRSAELTPGITAAEYEDRRRRLMDSLPPGSVVVCMGGTVRLVSQQIFYKFRQATDFWYLTGFDEPDATAVLVSKPSSPRGYEYTLFVPPRTAHALQWEGECAGVDGALKTFGADEAYANTDLASRLGSYLTSAAEVYASLPPSPSPSASSQPHPPPSRRRSSLLKLFHLDTPSTGSFNWKSFNNDPPHLVLSAALASDAAKPLARVVENLRIRKSPAELELMARAGAISAEAHRQVMRFARPGGTEANLQATFEYHCALGGSERPAYVPVVASGANSLVIHYTRNDCVLGQDDMVLIDAGGEYHMYASDITRTFPVAGRFSPAQRDLYEAVLNVQKTLVARCKPGDANLNELHRESCVGLNRELKQIGFNLSPGDVERTLYPHFLSHHVGSDLHDCPTAERGVTLREGHVITIEPGLYVPRDPRFPKAFHGLGVRIEDEVAVTKDGPWVLTPAPKEVAEVEAACQG; from the exons ATGCACCGCGCCTGCGCGCTTCGGAGCCTACGCGCTCACGCCATCGTGAGGACATACGCGACCACTTCTATACCCCAACCGACATTCCCGGGGGTTACGAACCCCAAGCCCCCTGCGACAGGACAGCCGCTCGCCCGGAGTCATGGCCACCTCGTTCGTTCCGCCGAACTCACGCCGGGCATCACCGCGGCCGAGTACGAGGACCGGCGGAGGCGGTTGATGGATAGCCTCCCCCCGGGGAGTGTGGTGGTCTGTATGGGGGGGACGGTGCGGTTGGTTTCGCAGC agATCTT CTACAAGTTCAGGCAAG caaCCGACTTCTGGTATCTCACGGGCTTTGATGAGCCAGATGCGACAGCCGTGTTGG tcTCCAAGCCCTCCTCACCTAGGGGATACGAATACACCCTCTTCGTTCCCCCGCGCACCGCCCACGCCCTGCAGTGGGAGGGCGAATGtgccggcgtcgacggcgcacTAAAGACCTTTGGCGCAGACGAGGCCTACGCGAACACAGACCTGGCCTCGCGCCTGGGATCCTACCTAACCTCCGCAGCCGAAGTGTACGCCTCTCTCCCGCcgtccccctccccatccgCGTCCTCGCAGCCACACCCCCcgcccagccgccgccgctcctccctcctcaagctctTCCATCTCGACACCCCCTCAACGGGATCCTTCAACTGGAAATCGTTCAACAACGACCCGCCGCACCTCGTTCTTTCGGCAGCCCTTGCAAGCGACGCAGCCAAGCCTCTCGCCCGCGTAGTCGAAAATCTGAGGATACGCAAATCgccggccgagctcgagttgATGGCGCGCGCAGGAGCCATCTCGGCAGAGGCACATCGCCAGGTCATGCGGTTTGCACGACCTGGAGGGACGGAGGCGAATCTCCAGGCTACGTTCGAGTACCATTGCGCACTAGGGGGAAGCGAGCGACCGGCGTACGTACCTGTCGTGGCGAGCGGGGCGAACTCGCTCGTGATTCACTACACTCGGAACGACTGCGTGTTGGGCCAGGACGAC ATGgtcctcatcgacgcgGGTGGCGAGTACCACATGTATGCGAGCGACATTACGCGCACGTTCCCCGTCGCGGGCCGCTTTTCGCCCGCCCAGAGAGACCTGTACGAGGCTGTGCTCAACGTGCAAAAGACGCTCGTGGCGCGGTGCAAGCCCGGTGATGCCAACCTGAACGAGCTACATCGCGAGA GCTGCGTCGGCCTCAACCGCGAGCTCAAGCAGATCGGGTTCAACCTCTCGCCAGGCGACGTTGAGCGCACTCTATATCCCCACTTCCTGTCGCACCACGTCGGGTCGGACCTGCACGACTGTCCCACTGCCGAGCGTGGAGTCACACTGCGAGAGGGACACGTGATTACTATCGAGCCAGGGTTGTACGTCCCGCGCGACCCGCGGTTCCCGAAGGCGTTCCATGGGCTCGGGGTGCGAAtcgaggatgaggtcgCTGTGACAAAGGACGGACCGTGGGTGCTCACCCCTGCGCCGAAAGAGGTCGCAGAAGTCGAGGCTGCGTGTCAGGGGTAG